A window of Christiangramia forsetii KT0803 contains these coding sequences:
- a CDS encoding beta-ketoacyl-[acyl-carrier-protein] synthase family protein, which yields MRGVTVTGMGIISAIGRNLKETHLSLKNEKDGITFPEILATNIKHLPVGEIKLSNSELSRITGLPKDHSYTRAALLGVFAIKELMENSGYDQFPEDTGLISGTSIGGIDMTEKYFLDYKEDPENRKYIQAQHPGFTTEKIAEYFSLNGMVTTISTACSSSANAIMMGAKMIESGRLKRVIVGGSDCLTKFTLNGFNSLKILSEQKSRLFDNARNGLNLGEAAGYLLLEAEDCIEKKKVLGRVSGYGNANDAYHQTASSENGEGAYQAITKALKKAGLSSSDIDYINAHGTGTRNNDLSESVALKRIFGDKVPCFSSTKGFTGHTLGASGAIEAIFSLLAIQNKEIFSNLNFENKMSETALEPVTKLQNKSVETVLSNSFGFGGNCTSLIFQRYG from the coding sequence ATGCGAGGTGTTACCGTCACCGGAATGGGAATAATTTCTGCCATTGGCAGAAATCTCAAGGAGACCCATTTATCTCTTAAAAATGAAAAAGACGGAATCACTTTTCCTGAAATTCTGGCAACAAATATTAAACATTTACCGGTAGGAGAGATCAAACTGAGTAATTCTGAATTAAGCAGAATTACTGGTTTACCTAAAGATCATTCTTATACTCGAGCTGCTTTGCTCGGTGTTTTTGCGATCAAAGAATTAATGGAAAATTCAGGTTATGATCAATTTCCGGAAGATACAGGATTAATTTCCGGAACCAGTATTGGCGGGATTGATATGACCGAAAAGTACTTTCTTGATTATAAAGAAGATCCGGAAAATCGTAAATATATCCAGGCGCAACATCCGGGCTTTACTACTGAAAAAATTGCGGAATATTTTAGCCTGAACGGAATGGTCACTACTATAAGTACAGCTTGTTCTTCCTCTGCAAATGCAATCATGATGGGGGCAAAGATGATTGAATCTGGAAGATTAAAACGAGTGATCGTGGGTGGAAGTGACTGTTTGACGAAATTCACTTTAAATGGATTTAATTCTTTAAAGATTCTTTCTGAACAAAAAAGTCGCCTTTTTGATAATGCTCGTAATGGATTAAATCTGGGAGAAGCAGCAGGATATTTATTGCTGGAAGCCGAAGATTGTATTGAGAAAAAGAAAGTTTTAGGGCGTGTTTCTGGTTATGGAAACGCCAACGATGCATATCATCAAACCGCCTCTTCTGAAAATGGGGAAGGAGCTTATCAGGCTATCACCAAAGCATTAAAAAAGGCAGGTTTATCTTCGAGTGATATAGATTATATCAACGCTCATGGAACCGGAACAAGAAATAATGACCTTTCAGAAAGTGTGGCTTTAAAAAGAATTTTTGGAGATAAGGTCCCGTGTTTTAGTTCCACTAAAGGATTTACAGGACATACTTTAGGTGCTTCCGGTGCGATTGAGGCTATTTTTAGTTTACTGGCCATTCAGAATAAAGAGATTTTTTCGAACCTTAATTTTGAGAACAAAATGTCTGAAACAGCATTAGAGCCGGTAACAAAACTTCAGAATAAGAGCGTAGAGACTGTGCTATCAAATTCTTTTGGTTTTGGCGGAAATTGTACTTCTTTAATATTTCAGCGATATGGGTAA
- a CDS encoding phosphopantetheine-binding protein: MSDLHTELKKSIIEQLNLEDMEVSDIESDEHLFGDGLGLDSIDALELIVLLEKDYGIKLNDPNKGKEIFSSVNTMASFIEKNRTK; this comes from the coding sequence ATGAGTGACCTGCATACCGAATTAAAAAAAAGCATAATTGAACAACTTAACCTCGAGGACATGGAGGTGAGTGATATTGAAAGTGATGAGCATCTGTTTGGAGACGGATTAGGGCTTGACAGTATAGATGCGCTTGAACTTATTGTACTTCTGGAAAAGGATTATGGGATTAAACTCAACGATCCTAATAAAGGAAAGGAGATATTTAGTTCTGTTAATACTATGGCTAGCTTTATTGAGAAAAACAGAACAAAATAA
- a CDS encoding beta-ketoacyl synthase N-terminal-like domain-containing protein: protein MSRNYLLNDAIISPLGFGTDENLRAIRNSESALKFHDNSKFFEDGYYAGLIETEFIDEKFNALGDPSLYTKLEKLLILAISQVMEQSSIVDLSTTGLIISTTKGNIDELGKNKFPSDRIYLWKMANVVAEFFDFQQKPIVVSNACISGALAIKTANDLISTGRFENAIVAGGDLVSEFVLSGFNSFQAISPVPCRPFSKDRQGVSLGEAGAAILIGPANSYTKEKVEYIDSFTSNDANHISGPSRTGEGLYQSIFRLLKNNKINSSEIDYLSAHGTATVYNDEMESIAFHRAGLESVPVNSFKGYYGHTLGTSALIESILTKHSLLNKELIASHNFTESGVSKDLNVIRKNDNKNLKLALKTASGFGGCNLAMLLKKESL, encoded by the coding sequence ATGAGCAGAAATTACCTTTTAAATGATGCAATAATTTCTCCTTTAGGCTTTGGTACAGATGAAAACCTTCGGGCTATTAGGAATTCAGAATCAGCATTAAAATTTCATGATAATTCAAAATTCTTTGAAGATGGTTATTACGCCGGGCTGATCGAAACTGAATTTATCGACGAAAAGTTTAATGCACTTGGAGATCCTTCACTTTACACCAAACTAGAAAAACTGCTCATCCTGGCTATCAGTCAGGTTATGGAACAATCATCCATAGTAGATCTTAGTACTACCGGCCTTATTATTTCTACTACAAAAGGGAATATAGATGAATTAGGAAAGAACAAATTTCCGTCAGATAGAATCTACTTATGGAAAATGGCAAATGTAGTTGCTGAATTTTTCGACTTTCAACAGAAACCCATCGTGGTTTCGAATGCCTGTATTTCTGGTGCTTTAGCGATTAAAACCGCTAATGATCTTATAAGCACCGGTAGGTTTGAAAATGCTATAGTCGCCGGCGGGGATCTGGTTTCAGAATTTGTTCTTTCAGGTTTCAATTCTTTCCAGGCGATTAGTCCGGTGCCTTGCAGACCTTTCTCCAAGGATAGGCAGGGAGTGAGCCTGGGAGAGGCCGGCGCCGCCATATTAATTGGCCCTGCTAATTCTTACACTAAAGAGAAAGTAGAATATATAGACAGTTTTACTTCTAATGACGCGAACCATATTTCTGGTCCCAGTAGAACGGGAGAGGGTTTATATCAAAGCATTTTCAGGTTGCTTAAGAACAATAAAATAAACTCTTCTGAGATTGATTACCTCTCGGCACACGGCACTGCAACTGTTTATAACGATGAGATGGAGTCTATCGCTTTTCACCGCGCCGGACTGGAATCTGTACCTGTGAATAGTTTTAAGGGATATTATGGGCATACGCTGGGAACATCGGCGTTAATTGAAAGTATATTGACTAAGCATAGTTTACTCAATAAAGAACTCATCGCCTCTCATAATTTTACTGAATCTGGAGTTTCAAAGGATTTGAATGTTATTCGGAAGAATGATAATAAGAATTTGAAGCTGGCTTTAAAAACCGCTTCTGGTTTTGGAGGCTGCAATCTGGCCATGCTCCTAAAGAAAGAAAGTTTATGA
- a CDS encoding acyl-CoA thioesterase, which yields MSDLELSTTIQMKVRFHECDPLQIVWHGNYFKYFEEGREDFCQKHGISYLDAKKNNFATPIVKTECEHKLPLKHSDEFEVETSFINAEAAKMIFHYKIVSSGKLICTGRTTQVFTDKNSELVLNNPPFFLDWKKKMGLIK from the coding sequence ATGAGTGATTTAGAACTGAGCACTACCATACAAATGAAAGTCCGTTTTCATGAATGCGATCCGTTGCAGATCGTTTGGCACGGGAATTATTTTAAATATTTTGAAGAAGGAAGAGAGGATTTTTGCCAAAAACACGGAATTTCTTACCTGGATGCAAAAAAGAATAATTTTGCCACTCCCATTGTAAAAACTGAATGTGAGCACAAACTTCCACTAAAACATAGTGATGAATTTGAAGTTGAAACCAGCTTTATAAATGCGGAAGCTGCCAAGATGATTTTTCATTATAAAATAGTTTCTTCCGGAAAACTTATTTGTACCGGTAGAACCACTCAGGTTTTTACCGATAAAAATTCAGAATTGGTACTTAACAATCCACCGTTTTTCTTAGATTGGAAAAAGAAAATGGGATTGATTAAATGA
- a CDS encoding lipid A biosynthesis acyltransferase yields MADYTHRFMATWDGKSRGTLLGIRIYVQIIKRTGLYSAYFVLLFVALYFIFFSFTSTKSTYYLFRKRLGYSPIRAAFNVYRSYFTFGRIQLDRIAITSGLKHKFTFEFDGIEHIDALLSQKKGGILLTAHIGNFNLAKHFFEERHSEAVVNLVVTDFEHRQIKNYLESVTGTSEVKIIVLKDDLSHIFKMKEALTNNELLVFAADRYLKHSKTYKAEFLGERVKFPQGPFKLAGRNKIPVLFVHLMREKNFHYHFYARPYKPNEFTSQEILKSYLDDLEKMVKKYPHQWYNYYDYWNDFS; encoded by the coding sequence ATGGCGGATTATACTCATAGATTTATGGCAACCTGGGATGGAAAATCACGAGGCACCCTTTTAGGTATCCGTATTTATGTGCAAATAATAAAAAGGACAGGCTTATATTCGGCATATTTCGTCCTTCTTTTTGTTGCTCTATATTTTATCTTTTTCTCATTTACGTCTACTAAAAGCACCTATTATCTTTTTAGAAAAAGACTTGGTTATTCACCAATTAGAGCTGCTTTTAATGTTTACAGGAGCTATTTTACATTTGGTAGAATTCAGTTAGACCGGATTGCGATTACCAGCGGACTGAAACATAAATTTACGTTTGAATTTGATGGGATAGAGCATATAGATGCTTTGCTAAGTCAGAAAAAAGGGGGAATTCTTCTCACTGCACATATTGGTAATTTTAATTTAGCCAAACATTTTTTTGAAGAGAGACATTCAGAAGCTGTGGTTAATTTAGTGGTGACAGATTTTGAGCATCGCCAGATTAAAAATTATTTAGAGTCTGTTACGGGAACTTCTGAAGTTAAGATCATAGTTTTAAAAGACGATCTCAGTCACATATTTAAAATGAAGGAAGCGCTGACAAATAATGAATTACTGGTTTTTGCAGCAGACAGATATTTAAAACATTCAAAAACCTATAAAGCTGAATTCCTTGGCGAAAGGGTGAAATTTCCTCAGGGGCCTTTTAAACTAGCTGGGAGAAATAAAATTCCGGTCTTATTTGTGCATTTAATGAGAGAGAAGAATTTTCATTATCATTTTTATGCACGACCTTATAAACCTAATGAATTTACATCTCAGGAAATATTAAAATCTTATCTTGACGATCTGGAAAAAATGGTAAAAAAATATCCTCATCAGTGGTATAACTACTACGATTACTGGAACGATTTTAGTTAA
- the fabG gene encoding 3-oxoacyl-ACP reductase FabG, with product MKYALVTGGSRGIGKAICLKLAKELNYNIILNYNSNTEAAKATQAEIISLGVKCDILKFNVSDMDSTQEFIEQWKSKNPEAKIEILVNNAGITKDGLFIFTNKEAWNSVIDTSLNGFYNVTQTVLKDMLRSRYGRVINIVSLSGLKGNPGQVNYSAAKGAMISATKALAQEIGKRKVTVNAVAPGFIQSDMTKDFDENELKKHIPLNRFGEAEEVANLVSFLASERSSYITGEVININGGLYS from the coding sequence ATGAAGTACGCATTGGTAACAGGGGGATCCAGGGGAATTGGAAAAGCAATTTGTCTAAAACTTGCTAAAGAGCTTAATTATAACATTATTCTTAATTATAATTCGAATACCGAAGCTGCGAAGGCTACTCAGGCAGAAATTATAAGCCTGGGAGTGAAATGCGATATTTTAAAATTTAATGTTTCTGATATGGATTCTACCCAGGAATTTATTGAACAATGGAAATCTAAAAATCCAGAAGCTAAAATTGAAATTTTGGTAAATAATGCAGGAATCACCAAAGACGGGCTGTTTATTTTTACCAATAAGGAAGCATGGAATTCAGTAATCGATACCAGTTTAAATGGTTTTTATAATGTAACTCAAACGGTATTGAAGGATATGCTGAGATCCAGGTATGGGAGAGTCATAAATATTGTTTCGCTTTCAGGATTAAAGGGAAATCCGGGACAGGTAAATTATTCCGCTGCAAAAGGCGCTATGATCTCAGCTACCAAGGCGCTGGCTCAGGAAATCGGAAAAAGAAAAGTTACAGTGAATGCAGTAGCGCCGGGATTTATTCAGTCTGATATGACCAAGGATTTTGATGAAAATGAGCTGAAAAAGCATATTCCTTTAAATCGATTTGGAGAGGCTGAAGAAGTTGCTAACCTGGTAAGCTTTCTGGCTTCAGAAAGATCTTCTTATATCACGGGAGAAGTGATTAACATTAATGGCGGATTATACTCATAG
- a CDS encoding HAL/PAL/TAL family ammonia-lyase, whose translation MLNLDNALEITDFYQVLFDNKKIDLGEITQTRLDESFNFLKDFSRNKIIYGVNTGFGPMAQYKIHDEDKIKLQQNLIRSHSSGAGALMEPLYVKALMLARLNTLCLGKSGIHRSVAETLSTLINKEVTPVIFEHGGVGASGDLVQLAHLALVIIGEGEVIYKGKRRGTSVVFKELNIQPAEIKIREGLAIMNGTSAMTGIGIVNLIYSERLLSWAVFCSSVINEIVEAYDDHLSEELNSSKLHPGQQKIARKMREHLVDSKLTRDRNDHLYSNGADNNTFFKEKVQEYYSLRCVPQILGPVLDTIDTSLKILIEEVNSANDNPIIDVETRHVYHGGNFHGDYVSLEMDKLRLAVTKTSMLAERQLNYLLNSKLNDILPPFVNMGKLGLNFGMQGAQFTAVSTTAENQMLSNSMYVHSIPNNNDNQDIVSMGANSANMTKKVIENSFEVLATELATIIQALYFLNFNEKLSSATKSKLEKLREIIPQIKEDRPLYEEITNLKEFLKNNEAY comes from the coding sequence ATGCTGAATTTAGATAATGCACTTGAAATTACTGATTTTTATCAGGTTCTATTTGACAATAAAAAAATTGATCTGGGTGAAATTACTCAAACAAGACTGGATGAGAGTTTTAACTTTCTAAAAGATTTTTCACGCAATAAGATAATTTACGGAGTAAATACTGGATTCGGACCCATGGCTCAGTATAAGATCCATGATGAGGATAAGATTAAATTACAGCAAAATCTTATTAGAAGTCATTCTTCCGGCGCTGGTGCTTTAATGGAGCCACTATATGTAAAAGCCCTAATGCTCGCGCGATTAAATACCTTATGTCTGGGGAAATCGGGAATTCATAGATCTGTCGCCGAAACGCTGAGTACTTTGATAAATAAGGAGGTTACTCCGGTTATTTTTGAACATGGCGGAGTAGGGGCGTCCGGTGATTTGGTTCAACTGGCACATCTTGCTCTGGTTATAATTGGTGAGGGAGAAGTTATCTATAAAGGAAAACGAAGAGGAACTAGCGTTGTTTTTAAAGAGTTGAATATTCAGCCTGCCGAAATAAAAATCAGGGAAGGCCTTGCGATAATGAATGGTACTTCTGCTATGACAGGTATTGGTATCGTTAATCTTATTTATTCAGAAAGATTATTGAGCTGGGCAGTATTTTGTAGTTCTGTTATAAATGAGATTGTAGAAGCTTATGACGATCATCTCTCTGAAGAGTTGAATTCCTCAAAACTTCATCCCGGGCAACAGAAGATCGCCAGGAAAATGAGAGAGCATCTTGTAGATTCAAAGCTTACCCGCGACCGGAATGATCATCTTTATTCTAATGGTGCCGATAATAATACATTCTTCAAAGAAAAAGTTCAGGAATATTATAGTTTAAGATGTGTTCCGCAGATATTGGGTCCGGTATTAGATACGATAGATACTTCTTTGAAGATTTTAATTGAAGAAGTAAATTCGGCCAATGATAATCCTATAATAGATGTTGAAACCAGACATGTGTATCACGGAGGGAATTTTCATGGGGATTATGTCTCGCTGGAAATGGATAAACTGCGTTTAGCGGTTACAAAGACATCTATGCTGGCCGAAAGACAGTTAAATTACCTGCTAAATTCTAAACTGAATGATATTCTACCTCCTTTCGTAAATATGGGAAAGCTGGGTTTAAATTTCGGAATGCAGGGCGCACAATTTACTGCTGTTTCTACTACTGCTGAAAATCAAATGCTTTCTAATTCTATGTATGTGCATAGTATTCCGAATAATAATGACAATCAGGATATTGTGAGCATGGGCGCAAATTCAGCGAATATGACCAAAAAGGTGATTGAAAATAGCTTTGAAGTGCTTGCTACCGAATTAGCGACGATTATTCAGGCATTATATTTTCTGAATTTTAATGAAAAATTATCTTCTGCTACTAAGTCAAAACTGGAGAAATTGAGAGAGATTATTCCGCAGATAAAAGAAGACCGACCTTTATATGAAGAGATCACAAACTTAAAAGAATTTTTGAAAAATAACGAAGCCTACTAA
- a CDS encoding NAD(P)/FAD-dependent oxidoreductase, producing MKNEIRDIVIIGAGPSGSVAAGYLEKQDASILVLEKQKFPRFSIGESLIPRCMDNFEEAGFLDILKVQGFQKKYGARFIRNNEVAEFDFSKKFGNGWDWTWQVPRADFDKVLTDDLSTRGVDIRFETEVTSVSYTNSFWTIKTRNHTGEENEITCKFIIDSSGNGRVLAKHLDLEAPPKIYDHSSIFTHIKETHRPEGIEGSQITFEVLNTETWFWYIPFSNGSSSLGFVGPNSWFKKFSGNNMEAFKQMLLETDYYKGRFDEYPFNFKPLLYNNISRNVKYVYGNGFALTGNSAEFLDPVFSSGVAFATESGLLAAKLAFREINGKKVDWENEYSKYIKKGVDVFSTYVKEWYSGKLQDIFFHPNPNPHVKEQICAVLAGYVWDKKNPFVRNHSRILENLHKLIKKEKIV from the coding sequence ATGAAAAATGAGATAAGGGATATTGTAATTATTGGTGCAGGACCTTCGGGAAGTGTTGCTGCAGGCTATTTAGAAAAGCAGGATGCTTCTATTTTAGTGCTGGAAAAACAAAAATTCCCCAGGTTTAGCATTGGTGAAAGCCTTATTCCTAGATGTATGGATAATTTTGAAGAAGCCGGATTTTTAGACATCCTAAAAGTTCAGGGATTTCAAAAAAAATATGGTGCACGTTTTATTAGGAATAACGAGGTGGCTGAATTTGATTTCAGTAAAAAATTTGGAAATGGATGGGATTGGACCTGGCAGGTTCCCAGAGCAGATTTTGATAAGGTTTTAACGGATGATTTAAGCACTCGTGGAGTAGATATAAGATTTGAAACGGAAGTAACTTCGGTTTCTTATACCAATAGTTTCTGGACAATTAAAACGAGAAACCATACGGGAGAGGAAAATGAAATCACCTGCAAATTTATCATTGATTCCAGTGGCAACGGTCGTGTTCTTGCCAAACACTTAGACCTGGAAGCTCCTCCAAAAATTTACGATCACTCTTCTATTTTTACGCACATTAAAGAAACTCACAGGCCCGAAGGTATCGAAGGATCGCAAATAACCTTTGAAGTTTTAAATACCGAAACCTGGTTTTGGTATATCCCATTCTCCAACGGAAGTTCCAGTCTTGGATTTGTAGGTCCAAATTCCTGGTTTAAAAAATTTAGCGGAAATAATATGGAAGCATTTAAACAGATGCTTCTGGAAACCGATTATTACAAAGGTAGATTTGATGAATATCCGTTTAATTTTAAACCTTTACTATATAATAATATTTCCAGGAATGTGAAATATGTTTACGGGAATGGATTTGCCTTAACGGGTAATTCAGCAGAATTTCTTGACCCTGTATTTTCATCAGGAGTAGCTTTTGCTACTGAATCTGGCTTATTAGCTGCTAAACTTGCTTTCAGGGAAATTAACGGTAAGAAGGTAGATTGGGAAAATGAGTATTCAAAATACATAAAAAAGGGAGTAGATGTGTTTTCTACTTACGTAAAAGAGTGGTATTCAGGTAAACTTCAGGATATATTTTTTCATCCCAATCCCAATCCGCATGTGAAAGAACAAATATGTGCTGTATTGGCTGGGTATGTATGGGATAAAAAGAATCCTTTTGTAAGAAATCACAGCAGAATTTTAGAAAATCTGCACAAACTGATAAAGAAAGAAAAAATAGTCTAA